The following nucleotide sequence is from Candidatus Schekmanbacteria bacterium.
GAAAGGATGCCGCTGAAACAAAGCTTGTCGTAGATAAAGCCGCTTTCGTAATTCCAAGAAGGACAGGCTCCCAGTCTGCTGGCTTTTTCTTTTCACTTCTCAGCTTTTTGTTCACTTCTTCAACTTCGATTTTATCAACCTGCTGTCCTACGATATATTCTGAATCACCGGGGTCTTTTATTTTAACCTTTTTAAGCATCTGCCGCACTATTACTTCAATGTGCTTATCATTGATGTTAACACCCTGCAAGCGATATACTTCCTGCACTTGAGCTACCAAAAACTTCTGAAGTTCATGAGGTCCTTGAACCTTCAAAATATCATGGGGATTGGGCAAACCATCGACAAGTGCTTCTCCAGCTTTTATGAATTCTCCATCCTGTACAAGAATGTGCTTTCCTCGAGGAATCAAATACTCTTTTGCCTTACCTTTCTCAGGCCTTATAATTACCCTTCTCTGCCCTTTGACCATCTCTCGGGGAAGTTCAACAATTCCGTCAATTTCACTTATTATTGCCTGCTCTTTTGGCTTTCTTGCCTCAAAAAGTTCATCTACACGAGGAAGACCTACAGTCATATCCTTTGTTTTTGTAGTCTCTCTCGGAATCTTTGCAATGATGTCGCCATGTTTAATGTAATCTCCTTCTTCAACTTCAATATATGCACCTGTCGGTAACTGATATCTTGCAACAGTTTTATTATTCTCATCTTTGATTGATATACGGGGCTCTTTGCTTTCATCCTTATAGTCGACAACGTCTCTCATTGTATGGGCAGTAATTTCATCAACTTCCTGCTTGATTGTTTGGCCTTCAATAATATCACCAAATTTTACTTTCCCATTTTTCTCTGAGATAATTACCTTGTTATGAGGATCCCATTCAAAAAGAATTTGTCCTGCTTCAACATCGTCACCGTCTTTAACTTTCATATGTGCACCATATTCAACTGGATAATTCCTCACCCTATTGTTGCCTTCATCTACAACTACAACTCCTTTCCTGCTTACAACAACTTCTTTGCCTTCCCTATTTTGATAAGTTTTAATATTCTTCAACTTTACCTTACCAGCGTTTTTTGCTTTTCTGCTTGACAAAGTACTTGCGCCGCTAACAGCTCCTCCAATGTGGAATGTTCTCATTGTCAACTGCGTTCCGGGTTCACCAATTGATTGTGCGGCAATTATACCTATTGGATCGCCAATCTTAATACTCTCACCTGTAGCGAGATCCCTGCCGTAACATTTTACACAAGTCCCCTGTTTGGAATCACATGTTAAGATCGAACGAATCTTAACTCTGTCAATACCTGCATCTTCAATCAATTCCACTACTTCTTCATTTATCTCCTCATTGGCTTTTACTATTATTTCACCTGTTGTTGGATCTTTGATATCTTCCAAAGATGTTCTTCCAAGTATTCGATCCGATAACGGTTCAATAATTTCACCGCCCTCCATTAAGGCTTCTACTTCAATTCCGTCTATTGTTCCGCAGTCCTCTTCAGTAACCACCAAATCTTGAGCAACATCGACAAGCCTTCTTGTCAAATACCCTGAGTTGGCAGTTTTCAAAGCCGTATCTGCAAGTCCCTTTCTTGCTCCATGTGTGGAAATAAAATACTCTAAAACAGACAATCCTTCCTTGAAGTTCGATTGAATTGGCGTTTCAATAATCTCACCTGACGGCTTTGCCATCAAACCTCTCATTCCAGCAAGCTGACGTATCTGATTAGCGCTTCCGCGAGCTCCTGAATCCAACATCATATAAACCGGATTGAACTGCTCATTCGTAGCACTTTCGTCCTTTTTAAGTTTTTCATCTTCTTCCTGCAATTCCTTCAGGAGTTCTTCTGCCACACGGTCTGTTGTCTGCGACCATGTATCAACAACCTTGTTATAACGCTCACCAGCTGTAATTATTCCTTCTTTGTACTCTTTATCGATTTTTACTACCTCATTAACAGCGCTCTCCAAGAGCTTTTGCTTTTGGCGAGGAATTTTTAAATCTGCAATTGAAAATGAAATTCCTGCCTTTGTGGCAAATGAGAATCCGAGCTCTTTAAGCTTGTCCAAAAAGACAACTGTCCTTCTCAATCCCACCGTCCTAAAGCACTTTTCAACAAGCTCGACAATATTTTTCTTTTTCATCTCCTTATCAACATATTCAAAGGGAATTTCAGAAGGCAAAATATCTGCCAACAAGAATCTACCGACTACAGATGAAACAGTATGCCCATTAACCTTTGTCTTCACAATGGCATGAATATCAACCTCACCCATATCATACGCCATTTTAAGCTCATCGATGGAGGAAAATGCCATACCTTCTCCCTTTACCCCCTTCTTCTCCTTGCTCATATAATAAAGTCCCAAAACCATATCTTGGCTTGGTACGGCAAGAGGGTTCCCATGGGCAGGAGAAAGAATGTTCTGTGATGCCATCATCAAAACTCTTGCTTCCAACTGCGCTTCATTTGAAAGTGGCAGATGCACAGCCATTTGGTCTCCATCAAAGTCAGCATTATATGCAGCGCAAACAAGAGGATGAATGCTTATTGCTTTCCCTTCTGTCAAAACAGGGTCAAAGGCTTGTATCCCGAGTCTATGAAGGGTTGGAGCTCTGTTTAACAAAACGGGATGTTCCTTTATCACTTCATCAAGGATATCCCACACTTCCGGTTTCAGCCGTT
It contains:
- the rpoC gene encoding DNA-directed RNA polymerase subunit beta' codes for the protein ERYNLIMEGRWINEAGYEVCQLCGFEMQLHGNFIEEHIKEHGITVEEYRQQCCTPPENFEAGIGAEAIKKMLMQIDLEELAKELRTQFKTVKSVQTKRTILKRLKIVEAFRKSGNKPEWMILDVIPVIPPDLRPLVPLQGGRFATSDLNDLYRRVINRNNRLKRLRELEAPEVIIRNEKRMLQEAVDALFDNSKRGRALKGQNKRPLKSLSDMLKGKQGRFRQNLLGKRVDYSARSVIVVGPELKLNQCGIPKMMALELFKPFIYHKLEKKGLVGNIKTAKKKVERLKPEVWDILDEVIKEHPVLLNRAPTLHRLGIQAFDPVLTEGKAISIHPLVCAAYNADFDGDQMAVHLPLSNEAQLEARVLMMASQNILSPAHGNPLAVPSQDMVLGLYYMSKEKKGVKGEGMAFSSIDELKMAYDMGEVDIHAIVKTKVNGHTVSSVVGRFLLADILPSEIPFEYVDKEMKKKNIVELVEKCFRTVGLRRTVVFLDKLKELGFSFATKAGISFSIADLKIPRQKQKLLESAVNEVVKIDKEYKEGIITAGERYNKVVDTWSQTTDRVAEELLKELQEEDEKLKKDESATNEQFNPVYMMLDSGARGSANQIRQLAGMRGLMAKPSGEIIETPIQSNFKEGLSVLEYFISTHGARKGLADTALKTANSGYLTRRLVDVAQDLVVTEEDCGTIDGIEVEALMEGGEIIEPLSDRILGRTSLEDIKDPTTGEIIVKANEEINEEVVELIEDAGIDRVKIRSILTCDSKQGTCVKCYGRDLATGESIKIGDPIGIIAAQSIGEPGTQLTMRTFHIGGAVSGASTLSSRKAKNAGKVKLKNIKTYQNREGKEVVVSRKGVVVVDEGNNRVRNYPVEYGAHMKVKDGDDVEAGQILFEWDPHNKVIISEKNGKVKFGDIIEGQTIKQEVDEITAHTMRDVVDYKDESKEPRISIKDENNKTVARYQLPTGAYIEVEEGDYIKHGDIIAKIPRETTKTKDMTVGLPRVDELFEARKPKEQAIISEIDGIVELPREMVKGQRRVIIRPEKGKAKEYLIPRGKHILVQDGEFIKAGEALVDGLPNPHDILKVQGPHELQKFLVAQVQEVYRLQGVNINDKHIEVIVRQMLKKVKIKDPGDSEYIVGQQVDKIEVEEVNKKLRSEKKKPADWEPVLLGITKAALSTTSFVSAASFQETTRILTEAAINGKVDKLTGLKENVIMGKLIPAGTGLDAYRKVKIALDEEIA